In Anaerolineae bacterium, the sequence TGGCTGAAATGAAGCAAATTCTTGAGGCCCGAGACTTGACTCGCTCTGCGGCGCCCGCCCCGGCTCAAGGTTTGTGTTTGGTGCGGGTGACTTATCCCGACGAAGTGGAGCGCGATAAAGGGTAATTATAGCGTTCTCGGATAAACCCAAAGTTTTCTCATTTTTACCTGGGTGAATTGGGGAACTGTGAAACAGATGGTATTTTGTCTGGAGACGGAATAAATGACAGCAAAGATAACGCAAAGCGCCAGAGAGCAAGATATTCAGCGCGATTGGTATGTAGTTGATGCGCAGGGACAGACCCTGGGCCGTTTGGCAACGCAAATCGCCTCAATTTTGCGCGGCAAAAATAAAGCTTGTTTTACCCCTCACGTAGACTGCGGCGATTACGTGATTGTGGTCAATGCGGAAAAAATCCACGTGACGGGTCAAAAGATGGTTCAGAAAAGATATTATCGCCACTCCGGTTACCCCGGTGGATTGAAGGAAGTAACCCTGCGGGATCAGTTGCAAAAATTCCCCAACCGGGTGATCGAAAGCGCAGTGCGCGGCATGTTGCCCAGAAATCGGCTGGGGCGGCGAATGTTCAAAAAGCTCAAGGTGTATGCTGGCCCCAACCACCCTCATCAGGCCCAGCAGCCCAAGCCCATCGAACTATAATTATTAGAAGAGAGTTGAATTATGGCAGAAAGTCAAGTAGCTTATTACGAAGGACTGGGCCGGCGCAAAGAGGCCACCGCCCGAGTGCGGTTGTACCCGGAAGGTGAAGGCAGTTTTGTAGCCAATGATAAGCCCCTGGCCGAGTATTTTTCGCGGGCGGTAGACCGGATGAACGCGGTTCAACCTTTGCAGGTAACCGGCGCGGAAGGCAGTTTTAACGTTAGTGTTAAAGTAAACGGCGGCGGCGTGAATGGGCAGGCGGAGGCGGTGCGTTTGGGCGTTGCCCGGGCCTTGCTCAAAGCCGACCCTGATTATCGCCAGATCTTGCGCGAACACGGCATGCTCACCCGCGATGCCCGGGCCAAAGAGCGCAAAAAGCCCGGCCTCAAACGGGCCCGCAAAGCGCCGCAGTATACCAAACGTTAATTTGATTTTTACCGGGGGTGGGTCTCAATAACCCATCCCCGGTTTGACCACGCGCATATTATTAAGCCAGCCAACCTGGCTGGTGGATAATTTTTACCTCCGCTGGGGTTCGTCTAAACTCCCATCCCCCCTTTGTCGGCAAGTCATCCCCTAATTTGTATACTCTAACCGTTTTCCTATATTTTTTATATGGCTTTCTAAGGAAGATATGAGATAGTTTTTCTATTCCTTTCAGTTGTTTTCTGTAAATTTTCACCAAGATAGGATTTACGTGGTTGGTAAAAAATATCAGGTAACAATCACTTAAGCATTGTAAAATTTGGTTGATTTGAGCAAATTCTATGTAAAACTTTCAGCAAAAAGTGACTGTTACCTTTCAACTGCGTAATTCCTATAATAATTGGATATACCCTGATTATTGGGATTATCATGTCAAAACACAGGTAATGTATCATTAAACTTGACTGTTTTTGACTCGCGTCAGTATTTTTGGGGCCGTTTCCTTCCATCAAAATAAGTCAGCAAACTGGCGCTAGATAGTCGCCAGTAAGCCGGTATCTCTCCAACCGAGAGAGCCTTTGTCGAATTCGTTCGTTCTTAACATGAACGAGCGATCGTATTTCGCGCCTTTTTCGGTAACGATACCGGTATCGTTACCGAAAAAGGCATATCTGGTGTGACTATTCATTAATAACCTATCGGTGGCAATGAGCAGTAAGCCGACAGCCCTACATTGGGTTATTTAGATAATGTATTGGAGTAGGACTGGAATTATGCTGGTCCTATCCGGCCAAAATTCAAACCCTTTTTTAGTAATCCTTTAGGAGGAGCA encodes:
- the rplM gene encoding 50S ribosomal protein L13, with product MTAKITQSAREQDIQRDWYVVDAQGQTLGRLATQIASILRGKNKACFTPHVDCGDYVIVVNAEKIHVTGQKMVQKRYYRHSGYPGGLKEVTLRDQLQKFPNRVIESAVRGMLPRNRLGRRMFKKLKVYAGPNHPHQAQQPKPIEL
- the rpsI gene encoding 30S ribosomal protein S9, translated to MAESQVAYYEGLGRRKEATARVRLYPEGEGSFVANDKPLAEYFSRAVDRMNAVQPLQVTGAEGSFNVSVKVNGGGVNGQAEAVRLGVARALLKADPDYRQILREHGMLTRDARAKERKKPGLKRARKAPQYTKR